The genomic interval GAGCAGCTGACGAGATCATGGGACCTGCATGAAGACCTATCAATCAAATCAGGAAAATTGGACACGAACTGGAACAAAGAATCATTAAATCTATAACCTCTCATTGAGAACTGATGCGACGAAaagacggcggcagcggtgctGGCCTGTGCTTCCACGAGAAGCGGCAGTGCCGACCAGCTCTGCGAGGAGGCGGCACAAGCCGTTGGCTCCGCCTGAAGGCAGCGGTGGTCGGCTTCAGAAGAGGAGGGCGGCAGCCGGTTGTGGCGCTTGCCCGATGGCTCCGTGAGAAAGCAGCCAGCACCGGCTAGATCTGTCGCGGCGCTGGACCTTTGCTCGCTCGACAAGAACCTGGCGGCACCAGCGAGGGCGGCGAAGCCAGCGCCGTGATTTCCCTCGCTCCGCAAGAACGCAGCGGCGCCGGCTAGGGCGGCGAACCAGGGGAGGATTTGGGGATGAGAAAAGGAATCAGGGAGGATGATTCACGAATTAACTTGAGAACCTGGGTAAGGGGACAGAGAGGTAGATTAGGATAGCTGTGGTGGCGCCATGCTTCGTAGCCACCACAGTCGCCGAggtccggcggcgacgggccgAAGGAATCAATCCGCAAaaggtggcgacggcggtgacggtcGGGCGTCGCGGGAGGAAGATGGCGCGGCAGTGACAGTCGGGCGCCGCGGGAGGAAGACGGCGCCAGCCAAGCATCGTAGGAGGAAGacagcgcggcggtggcgccaagATGTAGGACCCCGtctttataacaggaatcattcgtgtatcagtaccatttccctggatcaagtagtctggtacacacgagttcatagctgaaataccaaaagcacaaacacgagagtctagtgctaattattacatcataagcccgcaggcattgtcttaaatcatcggaccgagcggtccggaatacatccaaaagcagaaatagatgaggcagcggaattcaggcagcggcatgccattgccacaggcaacgaccgtactaagacctactgagcgccatcgtcttcatctccctcctgttagtaggcatagggatcctccgaagcttcatctcccgcttctgattaattttatatttgcaagggtgagtaccaaccgtactcagcaagccatcacagcaagaatgcacatgataggggtattcaaaggatggttatggttcctttgcgcaaagccagttttgtaattctttttacaagcctaagacctagcacagactgatcaaattttagtaccagtgttcatattaaacaatgacggttctgtcaactatccattgtgatcccaaggatagcttcccgccattgagtcgtcatggttttctgaggacgtccacattcccgcctctcaggaagtgactccatcagcataaaaatcatcatgcaatatcccatcccacacaagttaaagaatttagagtctagccaagtgtaatacatgtcccggtgctcaataaccgcgagcacggctattcgaatagagttggtttactcacacacatattaaattatggttcaagttaagttctctctcacacacactcatggcagtcctaccaatggcgacactgatgtagggcacgcctctcggccctacctcaacggctgtcccaccgtagcgcacctgcctcactcaggggtgaaccatctatgcagggatactgcctccgctcggctatctaatccgctaggtctatacccatacgagaagtacggttgtacgggggttgtttcatgcttaacttcatggctcggtccttaattgaccggggacggtactagccttttccagataccacccaaatcctctgtccgccccagtcgaaaacaattgtttaattttatttctcctttcacaaatcatgtcatcaacatcatggcaatgtggcgctcatgtctccacatgccgcatctcaattaccttcccaaaggtaattgcccaagcatatagcatttgataaatatgagtatgcatgattctagaatagcatttctaagcaattgtcataattgactagggactcatacgtaaacatggttacgaaggaataagggcaaacaataatcaaggcatggcataatcacaagtaggatgttcatcattgcatgcaattttatttgtaaacaaaacaatttcgcaattgggatcaacatgttcaaagaatagtgatgacttgccttgctcaaagtcttgcgggtcttggtcctcgcttggatccgcaactccctcgggctctaaaattacatGCGATGAAACGATTTGAATTcagttagaattcaaataaaaatccaaataaatccaaatggaaatcgaatgcgaaagttgattcttttatattaactttactattcgcaaactagggcaaacccaatttcgatttttaatatcctaaactattttgcgggtataaatattttgttatcgtaagtttttaatttaatctacccgagcattatatccatataataggttagaaatttctatcgtgagCTAAATGTCGAACGGaaccctaaaattatcttataatattatacgttttaatttagtctatgactaaacaattaaatataatatacgtctaaaatacctagcgattaaatccgaatttctaccgcgAATCGATTACTTACAgagattattaaaaaaaaatgatctataatagtccataaagattcatctaatggttaattatatctaaatcactactacgaattgatttcttttagaaattaccaagaataattaaattttgcaattctacgaccatgattattctataattaaattctaattattttaaattttctaaactattaacctccctaattttcttccaaattttttatttgtttttccttttcctttttctcccttttctcttttcttttcttttctttttctttcttttctctctttctctttttctttcttttctctcttcctctcttttccttttctctgccggcctctcttttcctctccctctctctctcggctctctcttttcctctccctctctctctcggctctctctcccacccgagcggtggtggcggtggacgcgagggggAAGTAGGGCGGCTcaccagcggcggcagcggcgacgacggcggcggcgacagagcGGTGGcacggcggcacgggaacggcggcgcggcggcacgggagcggcggcgcggcagcacgggaacggcggcgcggtggcacgagagcggcggcgcggcggcacgggaacggcggcgcggtggagagggaagaggggaggaagggtgagatggggtgggggaaaatggagagagggggggaggagcggcagcggcgcggcagcagcggtggcacggggctcgggggcgcggcgcggcaggtgatgcgacgcgcgatggcgatggcgcggcagtggcgacgcgacggccgaacggcgacggcgcgcggcgatggaaCGGGCGGTGCGGCGCGGTAGCAgtggcggcacggggctcggggaaGCGGCgtggcacggggcgcgaggcgacgacggcgacggctcggcagtggcgacgggatggcgcgcggcgcgatgggacggcgcgacgggatggcggcgagcgacgcgcgtcggcacggcggtagcggcggtgCGTGGCGCAAGGCGACGCGATGGCGGGCGGCAGctgcggcgatgggacggcgcgacgggatggcggcgagcgacacGCGACGGCACGGgcgtggggcgcgaggcggcagcACGGGGCTCGGGATGACGcaacgggcggcaggcgcgaggggacgggcgcgcggcggctcaaGGCAcaaggccgacgacgacgcgacggtgatggcgcggcagcggcggcggcgcgcgcgacgggcgggcgacgcggcgcacgcggcaggcggcgatggcgacgggcgggcggcgaggcgacggcggcacgcgcggtggtgatgacggcgacggcagaGGGGAGGCAGAGCGGCGCGCGgtgcgcggggctcgaggcagcggaggggctagggctagggaacgTGATCGAACACCTGGCGGTCGATGAATAGtgatttttcctatttttcccgattttagtttattttccatataaatttgattctataatttctaaatcttgtatgaatgaagtttactcaatatgtGTATTAGCCCAACCAATGGATCCactctagattaatattacttatattttatttatataatttatttgaatttttaattagggttaattcttattacATTGCATTTAAAtctaattgatacaaatatgtccgcgatgatattttatttatttctatccttacataatcttttctttaaattataatttatttctttaaccAAATCTAATTTCAGGGTTAATTCCTAATTAAATTTCCTCTATTTGTGATCGATGAattccgaaatcaaaatccaataaaatcatcgaataaaatcggcatgatgcaatttatttaaaaagttttttgaaaatccgtatttttagagttttgattttgtcggtcgaatttttaGGGTGTTACACGAGAAGACGAGGATTTGGggaggatttggggatttttggcagggaggcggcgaggatgTCTAGGCGGTGGCTGGTGTGGTGATTGAGTGGACTGAGGGGATGGAGGGATGAGCGATGACCGTGTGGAGGGCTGGATGGAATCACCAGTTGGACATCTGACGGCGCATGCATGGCGAGGGACTGTAGTACTGTAGCAGCATTTCTCTGGCCTGAGATGAATCGCAACACTGTTGGTAGTGGGTCACGAAAACTAAAGATTTGATATGATTTGGGAGGATTAAATTtgtatggcaaaaaaaaaatcctatatggttatttggaacaaaggaatgGTTCTTCTCAATTCCTTTAAAATTCTTATGGAACGGGCCATTTCAGGCTCCTTTGAAATCCAAAAGTGCATAGGAGTGCTGGAGGAAGAGTAGCATGCATTTCtgtcccatgtttttttttcttcccgtGACACAAAGTTCTTGTACTTTTTTTCCTGTGTTATCCAAACGgcaatttttgaaatttccCAAGGTTTTTAATTCCTGTAGGAATTGAATAGGCATGGCACTTTATTGCTATGCTTTTCCTCTTACTGCGTTTCCACAATCCTGTGTTCCAAAAGAGCCCTAGTCATCCTTTGGAATGgaacaatgctggaggatttcTCAAAAATTGAACTAGTTTCCGCGGAAATCCTGCAAAATTCTTCCAAAAGGAGACCCTAAGCTGTACTGTTTAGTGATACTCAAACAAATTCTGTAGTTCTCTATGTCATagttgtcttctttttttttttttgaagaacaTTTTTACTACCATAAAAACAAACACTTATAGTAGAAATGGCAAGAGTCACAAGGCAGAGTGATCCAAGCAAATTGTCCGCGTTGAAATGACTCGTGTACGATCTCTCACTCTCCTGAAGTCCTGATtgttagaagtataatatgttagttagagataagagtcaaatacaaatatagagataagatatatcctagagaTAAGATAGAGTTCTAGAGATAGAAttctagagataaatctactcttacttgtattgtactctAAGTCTCTATCccctatgtactcctatatatatcccaTGAGAGGGTCGATCCAATATATCAGAATACATCAAAATACAACATATTAGATTTTCCACATGGTATCAGCGCCATATACTAGCGTCGACCGATCCTTTGATACAATCCATCCATCCTTCGGCGCTGCCCCAGGGAGACGAGATGAATCTGTAAGCTCTCCCTGGGGCAacacaagctagctagcctcTCCTGTATCATCTACAGATTAGATTAGCCAAAGATCATTAGATGTGTTTTCCATTAATTATCATTAGATTAGGGGGAatgttagaagtataatatgttagttagagataagagtcaaatacaaatatagagataagatatatcctagagaTAGAGTCCTAAAGATAAGATAGAGTCCTAAAGATAtaatcctagagataaatctactcttacttgtattgtactccaaAGTCTCTATCccctatgtactcctatatataccccatGAGAGGGTCGATGTAATAGAttagaaaacaacaaaatacaACAGTTTAGATTTTtccacatggtatcagagccaaagACCAACGTTGCTTGATCCGTTTCTACCTTCCGCTCGCGCCGCCTCGGGGAGATGAGATAATCGCCATATCCTCCCTGGGGCGCCACATCTACAATCCTcgggagaagagaaggagcGGAAGCCACGCCAGTATGAACAGGAGAAAAAGGAAGCAATGCATGAATCAATCCCATCTAGCAGATCAAGAAAGAACAAAAGGAGGAAAAGGAGATCGGTCCAAGCAATCATACCGTACGATGGAAAATCAATCTCGCCGAAGCGTGCTCTGACAGATTAATCTGCAAGACGCTTCATCAACGATATCGACCGCGTCCTCTATGACGGCAACGACCGCGACACCGACGACGGCATCGATCACGTCATCTACGACGACAACGACTGCATCAATCCGGCATCACCATTGTGATGACCGCTACACGGCGCAGAAGGACCAACCAAAGTGGTGGCCTCATCGCCAACGACATCCTCTGATATATGCAAGACGTCCCCAACAGCATCCTCTGATATCTACAAGATGCAAGATGCTAACAATTGCAGTTTTTGTCTTCACACCATggcgtaaatattttttttcgccttCGGCTATTTGCGGCTACATCAACTACCACGACCACGGCTACTTCATGATCGGCTACATCGACGAACATCTACAACAAAAATCATCGATGGAAACTCCAGTCAAAAGCGTCCGTGTCATCGCTATTATCCATGACACTCCCGCTATGACTGCGGGAGGAAATAGAGGAGAGTCAAGGGACGACACAGAAGGGGACGCAGGCACCAGGTGGAGGAACGACCATCAGAAATGCAATCGATGATGATGACTCAAAGagatgaagaaatagaagatttcAAATCTAGTCGCAATCGTTAGCTTCGCTCCCGTTACGACTGAGGGGGAatgttagaagtataatatgttagttagagataagagtcaaatacaaatatagagataagatatatcctagagataagatagagtcctagagatagaatcctagacTCTAAGTCTCTATCccctatgtactcctatatataccccatGAGAGAGTCGATCCAATATATCAGAAAACATCAGAATACAACATATTAGATTTTCCACACTGATCGCTGAAAAAAGTACACAAGAACTCCCACTATCCTGCTTACTTGCTTCCTGATTGGAGTATGAAACCGTCAATTTCAGAACACAGCAAACACATGATATGGCAACAAACACTTGAAAATTTATGTGGCTAAGTTTGTCACACGGCAATGCTTCTTGGAAGCACCATACTGCAATCTATCTTAATGTTTCTTTTCTCGGCTCTCGGTGCAATTTCCCCCTCTAGTACTGACTTTCCCTTTTCATCTCAGCTGCAATCAAGAATTTTGTTCATCGGTACTGGGTCCTGCTTCCAATCAAGCTCAACTGGGAATGTGTGCAGctcaatatatataaaattgcATCCTAGTTTGCTGGACATGGCAGTGGCCATGAGCCTCTCCTAAGATGAGATATCAACCAAATCTCCTGAGTAATTTGGTCACATGGAATATCTGTTCATCTCTCCTCAACTAGGCCAGATCCCTATTTGGAATGTTAAGGAGTACCAAGCTGCCATTCATCTTTGAGCTCTGCATTTCTGCCATAATTCCTGTGAGATGTGACAGTAATCACCTTGACACTGTAGTAGTCAGAGAGAAATTCTTCATTCTCCAATCCTGCATACGCATGCTTCTGTAAAGTTGCAACAAGATCAGAGTTTACCCCTATATATAGTGAACTTGGAGTCTTGGATCATcatccatcttcttcttcccatTGAGTCCATTCATCCACATTTTTCTTCTGAACTCGCACACAAGAGGTCACGAGAACTGCTCATGAGGGTACACACTCAATTCTCTGTTCTTCTGAACTTTTTTACATCGAATGACAAATGCTAATTCAGCAatcgttgctgctgctggttcTACTTCGGTTTCAGGCTCTGAACTGGGTGCAGACAAGGCTCCACGGGACGAGGAAACAAGATCACACTGCAGTGTCATCTCGACGTAAGTGacgatggtttttttttctcctttcagAATTCCCAGCGTTTCAGAGTTTCAGTCACGTAATTGTTGCTGAATCTTTGATCTCTTGCAGGCGCTCATACCTCCGGTGATCTCCACCGGAacggcgacgagctcgacggcggctgggcggcggcgatgctgtCCATAGGCACGTTAGGGGGACCGAAGGGCCGTCATGGTTCTGGCACGCcgtggacgacggcggcggcgggcgccgacgagctcgacaGGCTGCAGGAGGAGCTCAGGCTGCTGGTTCGAGCTCAGGCGGTGGTGACcggaggcgaggacgacgacggcggcggcggcggcggcaggcaacGCAGGTCACTGAGCCGCACGTCGAGCTCCACGAATGGCAGAGAGGTGGTGGCCAAGCTGAAGCAGAGATCGATCAGGAAGATCATGGCCGCTGCTCTCGGTGGCCTCCTGCACCGGCCGAGCTGCAGGGAGACGATGCCTGAAGCGACTGTCAGTGAGGTAGTAGGAGTAGGACTACTCCAATATAAAGAGCATATTTGTTCATTCGATTTTCAGAAATCAGAAGGAAATTCGTATTGGTTCTTGTGATTTCATGCTGATATGTTTCGCAGATTATATGGTCATTGTTGCACAAGAACACGCATCCTGAAAAACCGGCGTTGCCACATACTGTGATGAAAGGTGATCCAACGGTTCCGACGCCACAGAAGGATAAACAAGAGGGCACCAAATGGATCAGAACAGATTCAGAGTGTAAGTTCATGTTCGTCTGACAGAAAGTGAGAATAGTATATTGTAGCGGTTCTTGCAGGCTAACATATATAGAATCTGATGTTTTACATCCTTGAATTCATTCCCCAGACATTGTGTTGGATCTGGAGATATAGACACCCCCGGTGGCAGTAAAGAGGCAACAAGAACAATttcctggatttttttttcttttcttgagagaGGAGACTAGCGTTTCTTTTTTGTACGACCGTACTTCAGTACATGTACATGTCTGTTTACAAAACGTGTTGTCAACTTCTATTACAAAAAAGGGTTTCCCTTTTGCTTaccaaataaaatatcaaagGAGATTCGAGTCAGGTCCTATATCAAACTAAAGGGTCAGTTCTAGTTGTCATACATCCTGCGTTGGTGtaagcaaacaaaaatatgataTGGTCTCTCCCCAACCTTCAAATGTACATATGCCATATGCTCACTCAAGTGCACAGTGCGCCTATAATCTCTGGAATGAACAGATGTTCAAGCAAGCTGTAACAAATACATGATTTGCCTACCTGTCGAATGTTATCATGCATTTCAACCTATGACCTGCAATTTGAGAAAGGGAAGGTAAGGCTTATAATCTATGGAATGCTGTCATGCATTTCAACCTATGACCTGCAACTGCAAATTTCCTTACGAAAGAAATTGGTAAGGCATACTCAGGTGACTGTAATGACCATATTTAGTCATTTAGGTTCAAGATCCGACCTGGTTCACCAAGGGGAGTGCATAACGTTCCCATTCTGTCGACCATTTGGAAGATGACCCAGTATTCAAGGCACCAACCTTGAGGGATTTCAAGTCATCGCATTCTTCCGGAAACCCCTTAAAGAGCATCTGCATGGATTTGCGATTGCAACAATTAAAATCTAGACACAGCACTTTCAAcaagtatttaaaaaaaagatatgaacataaaatatggaaataaataattaaaagtgATCATCACCATAAGTTCATCGGCAAGCTCAGAAGATGTTGAAAAAAGAAGtccattattatttatttttacaagcTCATCAATGCTgcacatacaaaaaaaaaattaggacaTACTTTTAATTCAAACGACATGAAGGTCAAAGCCCAAATGTAACAAATCAAACATACGGGAAACATGGATTACCAGGAGAATGAAGCAGCACAAACTGGTAATCCACAACCGAACATATCAACCACCTAAAAGCAAAATCGTCAAGTTACACGCAACAGATAAAAAATGCCTATTTTTTCAACAGAGCGGATGCTTATGAGTTATACCTTCATAGGTAGGTCTAGCCCTGAAGAGGAAGTATGCAATGATACACCTAGATCAGCTGATCCTGTAATTATTCAAAGAATCAGCATTTATGCTACAACATGGAATTCTTTTGGCAATCAACTAGTTTACCAAGCAAAAGAGGGTAGTCCTCTGATGCAAGCCACATAGTCCGGAAGGCAACACGCCTCAGTTTCAACCTCTTTATTTGCTCCTCATACTTCATCCTATCAGGTCCTTTGCCTTCAAAATTGATATTCATGGATATCATAACAATACTCAAAAACTGGTTACTGGAGCTAATTAGCAGAATGCACAAACCAGTGATAATGAATAGCAGTCTTGGGTAGACAAATTGCTTCCCGTTCTTGATATCAATCCAAAGCTTTCCCTCGTCCATTGAATCATCTTCTCCTAAAGTTGCAGCAACACGTCTATCGTACATAAGTGCTGCTTCCAGAAGTATGCTGAAATCTTCATCTGGTGTCCTGAAATATGTGGCAAAGGAAAAGATTCTTAATTTTACTTTCATTTTAACCACATGTGCTGAGTATAAATAATGATACAACTAGGATCACCCAGATCAAGAGAACAGACCAGCTTGTGCTGCTGACAACAAGAGCTGGTCTATTAGGCTTCAAGAAAATTTCACCATCGGCCCAGCTTGTAAATACAGTAGTGTTTTTCCTGTCTTCCACTTCTTTCTCTGTGTTGTAAGAGCAAACAGTAGAAACTATATATCAAAGTGAAATTTTCTTACAGCAATCAAATATTTAGAGTGGCTGGAGAACATACCAACAGAAATGCAATCGTCATTGCCCATAGCACTACAAATGGAGTTCCCCAACCTGCTAAACAACTATTTCATCTAATGGTCAAATAGGCAGTACAGCAAAGATGAGGAAATAAATGAAAACAGATGCTCACCTCATGTTTCTCTGTCAATGAAGCAGGATGGAAAAATTCAGGAGATTGATCGTAAAGAACTGTTGCGCTGAAATCCAACCAGTTAAGTTAATATAAACTGTAGCTAGCGACTTCAAAAATAAAAGTAGTTGTGTGCTAACACAACAGCCTTAAACATGAAAAGTGCCTGAAAGTTTGATCTTACTTGATTCCCCATTTTTGATCAAGCTCGTGTTTCATTGCTTTTGTAACACAGAAGGCACCATCAGCCATCCGTCCAAAATGCTTCTCAAACCTAGAATGCAAAGAACACACCACTATATTAACACACACAATCAGTATGCTACATCTAGCAGATAAACAAACAGGACAAGGAATTACCAGAAGTAGATTTTAACAATGATATGGCTTCTGCCATGAGACAACCCAAGCAGTGTATATCCAAAGTTATGCCAGTCCACAATAAACTTAGCACCTCTTAGCCAGCTAGCCAGTTTTACAGCAGCCAATGTTGGAACAGAGGGTGGATTCTGTTGGACAGAAGATGATCGAATAAAAGAATCAGTTCCATGCTAGTGTGTGAGATTTTCGAATTAACAAATAAATTGTAAGTATCAAATAGAAGGATTTCTAGGTAATAAAAGTCTATGTCAGTTAGTAAGGCCAAAAGATACTATACAAAATGACAAAACTTCGCCTAAGTAAAGGCTGCACTTATCATAgctgaaattttgaattgaaaatgGTGTAATGAATAGGTACTGCATAAGTATAAGTCTACAGCATGACTTGCTAATTAAGCTGTGCAATACTTTGGTAAGACCATGGATTTACTAGC from Oryza glaberrima chromosome 3, OglaRS2, whole genome shotgun sequence carries:
- the LOC127765055 gene encoding protein DEEPER ROOTING 1-like isoform X1; this translates as MLIQQSLLLLVLLRFQALNWVQTRLHGTRKQDHTAVSSRRAHTSGDLHRNGDELDGGWAAAMLSIGTLGGPKGRHGSGTPWTTAAAGADELDRLQEELRLLVRAQAVVTGGEDDDGGGGGGRQRRSLSRTSSSTNGREVVAKLKQRSIRKIMAAALGGLLHRPSCRETMPEATVSEIIWSLLHKNTHPEKPALPHTVMKGDPTVPTPQKDKQEGTKWIRTDSECKFMFV
- the LOC127765055 gene encoding protein DEEPER ROOTING 1-like isoform X2; the encoded protein is MRALNWVQTRLHGTRKQDHTAVSSRRAHTSGDLHRNGDELDGGWAAAMLSIGTLGGPKGRHGSGTPWTTAAAGADELDRLQEELRLLVRAQAVVTGGEDDDGGGGGGRQRRSLSRTSSSTNGREVVAKLKQRSIRKIMAAALGGLLHRPSCRETMPEATVSEIIWSLLHKNTHPEKPALPHTVMKGDPTVPTPQKDKQEGTKWIRTDSECKFMFV
- the LOC127765054 gene encoding UDP-glycosyltransferase TURAN-like isoform X1 — its product is MAVALEAGRRKRAAVVVLGDIGRSPRMQYHSLSLANQAGMEVDIVANGGSDPHLLLRENPSIHIHEMKSVQLTGILKISGALTLLLKAAIQFIILIWYLCFKIPRPDVFIVQNPPSVPTLAAVKLASWLRGAKFIVDWHNFGYTLLGLSHGRSHIIVKIYFWFEKHFGRMADGAFCVTKAMKHELDQKWGINATVLYDQSPEFFHPASLTEKHELFSRLGNSICSAMGNDDCISVEKEVEDRKNTTVFTSWADGEIFLKPNRPALVVSSTSWTPDEDFSILLEAALMYDRRVAATLGEDDSMDEGKLWIDIKNGKQFVYPRLLFIITGKGPDRMKYEEQIKRLKLRRVAFRTMWLASEDYPLLLGSADLGVSLHTSSSGLDLPMKVVDMFGCGLPVCAASFSCIDELVKINNNGLLFSTSSELADELMMLFKGFPEECDDLKSLKVGALNTGSSSKWSTEWERYALPLVNQVIG